The Leguminivora glycinivorella isolate SPB_JAAS2020 chromosome 25, LegGlyc_1.1, whole genome shotgun sequence nucleotide sequence ATaattttaggtacatatttgaatttaagcaaATGGTGTTATTATTTGTGAGGCAATacgtaatgttttaattataactattataagtatatttttttatttcaatggtgGTTTGTAACTTTGGTATTTGTTGCGGAACATCTAGGGCAACTCGGTGGGAATTGGATTGTATGAGCGCGCCGCCACtgctgagtacctgcaacacaagccttcttgagcttaccatgggactcAGTCGATGTGTGTAAGAATGCTTTTTTTGGTCGGGCAACACCGACCGGGTTAAACGTCAAATTCAAGCTGCGTATTTCAATAAtgtgttttaattattaaaaatgaTTTAACTTTAATTTTAGCATTGACATTGAAGCATGTTTTGACAATTAAATGGCTCTTTGAAGATTTAAAAACTTGCGTACATATTTCATAAATCAGTGTATTTTGCTCATATTTtgtgaataataatataaatagacATTTACGATTGGAGGCACATTTTAAGCTTAGCCCACTAACTCTTAGTTTAATAATCAGTAAACAAACACAGTTAAAATCTCGAACAAGCctacatttgtttttttaaattacaattttCTTCAGGTTCtatttaagagggcattcaacgaaaacgtcgtaataatgtaaaattgatagttttagtccaTTGATAGTTTTtccactttccgtcatctaaaagacttattaagttcaggattcgattaggacatcttcttaacttacatgttgtgagactggatttttaaaaactaactcacttaattaattatgattttttttctggtgcatgtttaggaaaacccgcgaaaagtgctgacttagtccgtctaatttgtaaaatttggatagttttgaatgcttcaagtggtaaatttgtattatgtatatcctgtactacaatcttctgagactacttctttgttataaggctttagaatagagtaaatgaggatatgatgaatccaatttgtttcagaaatcacctcagaataagtgtcaatttcttcaaaaacttacgtgtttttgaagtagttttaatataaaaataatctgcaacgcttactcaaacagattttatgcaaaagttttttattaattgcaatttaatatttttgacgattttttaaaaatgcctccttattaccggtcttgaaaccatttcgtgtttgggctcatttgattcgcctcaacaagatctttgacaagaggtgatggtacccaggatctgatgatgaagccggaaggtagtcatgagttctcatcaaccaggtcttgaaaccatttcgtgtttgggctcgtttgatttgcctcaacaagatctttgacaagaggtgatggtacccaggatctgatgatgaagccggaaggtagtcatgagttctcatcaaccaggtcttgaaaccatttcgtgtttgggctcgtttggttcgtctcaacaagatctttgacaagagatggtacccaggatctgatgatgaagctggaaggtagtcaagagaattcatcaaccaggtcttgaaaccactccgtgtttgggctcgtttggttcgtctcaacaagatctttgacaagagatggtacccagaatctgatgatgaagccggaaggtagtcatgagttctcatcaaccaggtcttgaaaccatttcgtgtttgggctcgtttggttcgtctcaacaagatctttgacaaaagatggtacccaggatctgatgatgaagctggaaggtagtcaagagtattccacgaccaggtcatgaaaccacttcgtgtttgggttcgtttgattcgtctcaacaagatctttgacaagagatggtaatcactcttttatactctggcgcatccactgtctcagtgtgtcaacagtcaactaaagcaggtaggcgtagcgtagagttgtatttccttacaaaaaacgaatacatagatgtggaggGAGcagaccttcctgtgctccattccatgcaattaaaacaacataatatttaaaaaccggccgagagcgtgtcgggtcacgctcagtgcctacactgagcgtggcccgacacgctctcggccggtttttaaagccgcgttggtaaatagccgctcggctcttccgtattttccatatttttcaaaaactacagaacctatcaagttcaaaacagttttcctagaaagtttataaagttctatatatggttaaaaagttagagggggggggacacgcactttttttcctttaggagcgattattcccgaaaataacgattcaaaaaacgatttcagtaattcatttttaaatacctatccaacaataaatcatacgttagggttgaaatgaaaaaaaaaacactccctactttacgtgtaggggggggggggtaccctaataaaacattttttccacttttttttttttcactttgtcggcgtgactgatatacatattggtaccaaatttcagctctctagttctaacggtcactgagattatccgcggacggacggacggacggagggacagacagacagacatggcgaaactataagggttcctagttgactacgaaaccctaaaaacacattttaaatataaaaaaaactacttaaaattaaagaaaacagatcttagttccattatatatatgtacctagaaaacatcatcatcttccttgcgttatcccggcatttgccacggctcatgggagcctgcggtccactttgacaactaatcccaagatttggcgtaggcactagtttttacgaaagcgactgccatctgacctttcaacccaaagggtaaactagaccttattggaataagtccggtttcctcacgatgttttccttcaccgaaaagaacctagaaaacatatcatatacaaaatgaaataaaactaagaaaacggattatattcattatacgcgatgtaatctgattccataaatttatttcatgagtaactatcgcggtgacagaagacaatattataaacacaatttattatattataaaagttttttaatttatttcttccaaggctacacacgttttaataaaaaaaactgtgataagtttaataattaaactaaaaggtcaagtatttatgcacgaaatcatgtatgcaaatatgtaatatataaggtggtgtttttacgcaagtatcaataatggttagtccgcaacgctactgacggcgtggcggtaccgaccatgaatgctatccctttcgctctagccgcacgtaaggttggttcgaagaggatcgcacgctatgtctgtaccgcaggctacaatcgttatgcttctggttatagtgtgcgtctgcacacaggggCACGCCAGCGCCGTCGGCGTCGAAATGcaagcaagcagattttttgaaagcgctcttaatatGATTTGTCGAAGCTACATAAGGTTGTTAAGTAATTCGCGACTCTTAATACGCTGGCGAAATGTGTCGCGCAACAATGTCCCCTATAACAGCTGAGCTGAccgagggccgccatcttgccgagCTAATTTGCTCGGGCGAGGCAAACGTGCGCGCATGAGCAGGACGTTTGCCTCGCGATGCGTGCggtctgtgtggacccggctctttagtaaaataaaggtatttttgttACAGGGCAAACTCCACAGAAGATATCAAGTGGCGGACCCGAAACCTACAGATGTGCACACTGTAAATATACAACGGTTCAGAAACTACGCTTAATTAGGCATTTGAGTAAACACACCAGTGAGAGGCCGCACAGGTGTGACCCGTGTAACTATACTTGCAGCTCAAAGAGTTGTCTGACAATTCATTATAAGAAACACACCGATGAAAAGCCATATAAATGTAACCAGTGCAACTACGCTAGTAGCCGGAAAAATCAGTTGCTTAGTCATGTAAGGACACACACTGGggaaaagccatataaatgcAAGCAGTGTAACTACGCGAGTAGCCACAAACATCATTTGCAACGTCATGTAAGGACACACACTGGggaaaagccatataaatgTGATCAGTGTGACTACGCTAGTAGCTATAAAATTTCATTGCTAGTTCATGTAAGGACACACACTGGggaaaagccatataaatgcAACCAGTGTAACTACGCTGGCAActtcaaacatgatttaaaagTTCATGTAAGGGCACACACTGGggaaaagccatataaatgcAACCAGTGCAACTCCAGCAGCCATAAAAGTTCACTGCGAGTTCATGTAAGGACACACACTGGggaaaagccatataaatgcAAGCAGTGTAACTACGCGAGTATCTGCAAACATAATTTGCAATGTCATGTAAGGACACACACTGGg carries:
- the LOC125239126 gene encoding zinc finger protein 782-like isoform X3, whose amino-acid sequence is MESSALQGTESITVKTEPGEDACMTDLSTIAVSVKVEHLLDDVCVKDEPRPDGVCINSEPSSSEVSVKEESASARVAAELYAGHAVKDELVLGPELVERRPVRHASAASNGAIKQQQLSEIVPRGPFLRDCSVRLNRLDMDKLLTHIRSTDRDNESGQTPQKISSGGPETYRCAHCKYTTVQKLRLIRHLSKHTSERPHRCDPCNYTCSSKSCLTIHYKKHTDEKPYKCNQCNYASSRKNQLLSHVRTHTGEKPYKCKQCNYASSHKHHLQRHVRTHTGEKPYKCDQCDYASSYKISLLVHVRTHTGEKPYKCNQCNYAGNFKHDLKVHVRAHTGEKPYKCNQCNSSSHKSSLRVHVRTHTGEKPYKCKQCNYASICKHNLQCHVRTHTGEKPYKCNQCNYAGNYKHDLKVHVRAHTGEKPYKCNQCNFASSHKSSLRVHILRCQSC